From Dehalococcoidia bacterium:
TCCAGAAGGTGGTCGATGCGGTGATGGAGCGCTACGGCCGGATCGATATCCTCGTCAATAACGCCGGCGCCAGCCCCGCGATGGGCAGCGTCCTGGAGTCGGACGAACGGCTCTGGGAGACGATAATGAACGTCAATCTGAAGGGCTTGTACTTCCTGAGCCAGCGGGTGGCGCGGGTGATGAAGGAGCAGGGCGGCGGGAAGATCATCAACATCGCCTCCGTGGACGCCTTCAAGCCGGAGCGTGGGGTCAGCATCTACAGCATCTCGAAGGCGGCCGTGCGCATGGTGACCTTCGCCTTTGCCGCCGAGCTCGCGCCCTACAATATCCAGGTCAACACCATCGCGCCCGGCGCCATCACCAGTAAAATGCTCGATTCCCACTGGTTCCACCTGCCGCCGGAGGAGGCAAGGCGGCAGAAGGCGGCGCTGGCGGCGCACATGCCGATGGGCCGTATCGGCGAGCCGGACGAGATAGCGGGCGCCGCGATCTACCTGGCGTCTGATGCCTCCAGCTATACCACCGGCGCCGAAATCGTTGTCGATGGCGGGGCCCTGCTGAGCACGCCCCTGGTCGCAGAGTAGCGCGGGGAGACGGCAATGGCGGACGAGCCGTGGAGCCACAGGTCCGCGGAGACCAACGGCATACGCATGCACTACGTGGAGCAGGGCGAGGGCTTCCCCGTGCTCCTGCTGCACGGCTTCCCCGAATTCTGGTACTCGTGGCGCTTTCAGATCCCCGCGCTCGCGGCTGCCGGCTTCCGCGTCATCGCGCCTGACCTGCGGGGCTACGGCGACACGGACGTCCCCGAGGGTATTGAGTCCTACACCATCCACCACCTCGTCGGCGATCTCACGGGCCTCCTCGACGCCCTCGGCCTCGAGAAGGCGGTCATCGTCGGCCACGACTGGGGCGGCATCATCGTCTGGCAGTGGGCGCTGCTGGCGCCGGAGCGGGTCGAGCGCGTGATCTCGCTCAACACGCCGTTCACCAATCGCGGCTCGCGGCGGCCTACCGACGCCATGAAATTGCTCCCCGACGGCCGCTTCAACTACATCCTCTACTTCCAGGAGCCGGGACGGGCCGAAGCTGATATCGGGGCGGACCTTGAGAGGTTCCTAGAGAGCACGATGCGGCGGATCGCCGTCAACGACGCCTTCATCACCCCGGAAGTGGTGGCGGCGTTCGCGGCCGCCTTCCGCAAGAGCGGCCTCACCGGTCCTATCAACTACTACCGCAACATCGACCGCAACTGGGAGTTGACAGCTTATCTCCGTGGCCGTAAAGTCACCGTGCCGTCGCTGATGGTCTGCGCCGAGGGCGACCCCATCCTCAAGGCCGAGACGGCGCAGGGGATGGAGCGCTGGGTGCCTAACCTCAGGGTGGAGACGATCAGGGAGTGCGGCCACTGGACACAGCAGGAACGCCCGGAGGAGGTCAACCGCCTTATCATCGACTTCCTGGCAGAGTTGCGGTCCTAAC
This genomic window contains:
- a CDS encoding glucose 1-dehydrogenase; this encodes MFDLTRFSLEGKVAIVTGGGRGIGKGIAEGFAKAGARVVITSRKMNDLEATAEEIRAAGGDCWPLQSHLGHMEDIQKVVDAVMERYGRIDILVNNAGASPAMGSVLESDERLWETIMNVNLKGLYFLSQRVARVMKEQGGGKIINIASVDAFKPERGVSIYSISKAAVRMVTFAFAAELAPYNIQVNTIAPGAITSKMLDSHWFHLPPEEARRQKAALAAHMPMGRIGEPDEIAGAAIYLASDASSYTTGAEIVVDGGALLSTPLVAE
- a CDS encoding alpha/beta hydrolase, producing MADEPWSHRSAETNGIRMHYVEQGEGFPVLLLHGFPEFWYSWRFQIPALAAAGFRVIAPDLRGYGDTDVPEGIESYTIHHLVGDLTGLLDALGLEKAVIVGHDWGGIIVWQWALLAPERVERVISLNTPFTNRGSRRPTDAMKLLPDGRFNYILYFQEPGRAEADIGADLERFLESTMRRIAVNDAFITPEVVAAFAAAFRKSGLTGPINYYRNIDRNWELTAYLRGRKVTVPSLMVCAEGDPILKAETAQGMERWVPNLRVETIRECGHWTQQERPEEVNRLIIDFLAELRS